From a region of the Catharus ustulatus isolate bCatUst1 chromosome 11, bCatUst1.pri.v2, whole genome shotgun sequence genome:
- the KIFC3 gene encoding kinesin-like protein KIFC3 isoform X1 has translation MITSRTAWDLGSGPSAGAAWKTKDLAPDGRGQDRLSTGSGAGASARAPLLPALLHHKILSVNWPDTANPRGLYRALQALRDSRCKRREEPRPRAPTPATEEPPAAPREPAAAAALQAAPTMNLEKAGGRLCSGKRASLPAARPFPVIQEVMASMAHLQKEKLRLQEELLELQEKLAAQENNELSLSFQLQGQVETLKAKLLEQAQEISRLRSELGGTDAEKHRDLLAAENERLRQEMKACEGELRELQRQQQAPCRDCPHLQENAGLQEQLSQLQREAEEARAKLAELDLEVQQKTNRLAEVELRLKDSLAERAEEEERLSRRLRDSQETIASLKSQPQQIKYIIKTVEVESAKAKQALCETQSRNQYLLEQVGMQKQVLKEMEQQLQNSQKTEAQLRAQIMMYEAELERAHGQMLEEMQAMEEEKNRAIEEAFSRAQVEMKAVHENLAGVRTNLLTLQPALRTLTQDYNSLKRQVRDFPLLLQETLRSARAEISQAIEEVHSTNRELLRKYRRELQLRKKCHNELVRLKGNIRVFGRVRPITKEDGEGPEAANAVTFDADDDAVLHLLHKGKQVSFELDKVFPPQASQEEVFQEVQALVTSCIDGYNVCIFAYGQTGAGKTYTMEGTAANPGINQRALQLLFSEVRGKAADWDYTITVSAAEIYNEALRDLLGKEPQEKLEIKLCPDGSGQLYVPGLTEFRVQSVEDINKVFDFGHIKRVTECTNLNEHSSRSHALLIVTVRGLDRSTGLRTTGKLNLVDLAGSERVGRSGAEGSRLREAQHINKSLSALGDVIYALRSRQGHVPFRNSKLTYLLQDSLSGDSKTLMMVQVSPAEKNTSETLCSLKFAERVRSVELGPVSRKAELSSWTSQEHLEGDSPGSTAPPGRGHTSPSPGQLSSRSASIRRKLHTSGKLRPVPL, from the exons ATGATCACATCCCGCACCgcctgggatctgggatccgGGCCCTCCGCCGGAGCCGCCTGGAAGACGAAGGACCTTGCCCCGGACG GCCGTGGGCAGGACAGGCTCAGCACTGGGAGTGGAGCAGGCGCCTCTGCCCgggctcctctgctgccagcactgcttcACCACAAAATCCTCAGCGTGAACTGGCCGGACACTGCAAACCCCCGTGGGCTCTACCGGGCTCTCCAG GCCCTGCGGGACTCAAGGTGCAAGCGGCGGGAggagccgcggccccgcgccccgaCACCGGCCACGGAGGAGCCGCCTGCAGCCCCCCGTGAGCCAGCGGCTGCCGCAGCGCTGCAGGCAGCCCCCACCATGAACCTGGAGAAAGCAG gagggaggctCTGCAGTGGCAAACGTGCCAGCCTGCCCGCAGCCCGGCCCTTCCCTGTGATCCAGGAGGTGATGGCCTCCATGGCACACCTGCAGAAGGAGAAGCTgcggctgcaggaggagctgctggagctgcaggagaaactCGCTGCCCAGGAGAACAATGagctctccctctccttccagctgcaAGGCCAG GTGGAAACTCTGAAGGcaaagctcctggagcaggcacaggagaTCAGCCGGCTGCGCTCGGAGCTG GGCGGCACGGATGCGGAGAAGCACCGGGACCTGCTGGCGGCCGAGAACGAGCGGCTGCGGCAGGAGATGAAAGCGTGCGAGGGGGAGCTGCGGGAGctgcagcggcagcagcaggcgCCGTGCCGGGACTGCCCCCACCTGCAG GAGAATGccgggctgcaggagcagctgtcccagctgcagcgGGAGGCAGAGGAGGCGCGGGCCAAGCTGGCGGAGCTGGACCTGGAGGTGCAGCAGAAGACGAACCGCTTGGCTGAGGTGGAGCTGCGGCTCAAGGACTCCctggctgagagagctgaggaggaggagcggcTCAGCCGGCGGCTGCGGGACAGCCAGGAGACCATCGCCAGCCTCaagtcccagccccagcagataAAG TACATCATCAAAACGGTGGAGGTGGAGTCAGCCAAGGCAAAACAAGCCCTGTGCGAGACCCAGTCCCGAAACCAGtacctgctggagcaggtggggaTGCAGAAGCAGGTGCTGaaggagatggagcagcagctgcagaactcCCAGAAGACAGAGGCTCAGCTCCGAGCTCAG ATCATGATGTACGAGGCTGAGCTGGAGCGAGCCCATGGGCAGATGCTGGAGGAGATGCAGGcgatggaggaggagaagaaccGCGCCATTGAAGAGGCATTTTCCCGCGCCCAGGTGGAGATGAAGGCGGTGCATGAGAACCTGGCAG GTGTCCGGACCAACCTGCTGACGCTGCAGCCGGCACTGCGCACCCTCACCCAAGACTACAACAGCCTGAAGCGTCAGGTCCGCGATTtccccctgctgctccaggagacCCTGCGCAGCGCCAGGGCCGAG ATCAGCCAGGCCATCGAGGAGGTGCACAGCACCAACCGGGAGCTGCTGCGCAAGTACCGGCGGGAGCTGCAGCTCCGCAAGAAGTGTCACAACGAGCTGGTGCGGCTCAAAG GAAACATCCGTGTTTTTGGACGGGTTCGCCCCATCACAAAAGAGGATGGGGAGGGCCCTGAGGCAGCCAACGCTGTGACCTTCGATGCTGACGATGACGCTGtcctgcacctcctgcacaAAGGAAAGCAGGTGTCCTTTGAGCTGGATAAAGTCTTCCCCCCACAAGCATCCCAGGAGGAG GTGTTTCAGGAGGTTCAAGCCCTGGTCACCTCCTGCATTGATGGCTACAATGTCTGTATCTTCGCCTATGGGCAGACAGGGGCAGGAAAAACCTACACAATGGAG GGGACGGCAGCAAACCCAGGGATCAACCAGCgggccctgcagctcctcttctCCGAGGTGCGGGGCAAGGCGGCCGACTGGGACTACACCATCACCGTCAGCGCTGCAGAGATCTACAACGAGGCGCTCAG GGACTTGCTGGGGAAGGAGCCgcaggagaagctggagatCAAGCTGTGCCCTGATGGCAGCGGGCAGCTCTACGTGCCCGGGCTCACCGAGTTCAGGGTGCAGAGCGTGGAAGACATCAACAAG GTCTTCGACTTTGGCCACATCAAGCGGGTGACAGAGTGCACCAACCTGAACGAGCACAGCTCTCGCTCCCACGCCCTCCTCATCGTCACCGTCCGCGGCCTCGACCGCAGCACGGGGCTCCGCACCACAG GGAAGCTGAACCTGGTGGACCTGGCGGGCTCGGAGCGGGTCGGGCGGTCGGGCGCGGAGGGCAGCCGGCTCCGCGAGGCGCAGCACATCAACAAGTCCCTGTCGGCCCTGGGCGATGTCATCTACGCCCTGCGCTCCCGCCAGGGCCACGTGCCCTTCCGCAACTCCAAGCTGACCTACCTGCTGCAGGACTCGCTCAGCGGCGACAGCAAGACCCTGATGATGGTGCAG GTGTCCCCTGCTGAGAAGAACACCAGCGAGACGCTGTGCTCCCTGAAGTTCGCTGAGAGGGTTCGCTCTGTGGAGCTGGGTCCTGTCTCCCgcaaggctgagctgagctcctggACCAGCCAGGAACACCTGGAG ggtGACTCGCCGGGTTCCACAGCACCACCTGGCCGGGGCCACACATCCCCCAGCCCGGGGCAGCTCTCCAGTCGCTCTGCCTCCATCCGCAGGAAGCTCCACACCTCAG GGAAGCTGAGGCCAGTCCCCCTGTGA
- the KIFC3 gene encoding kinesin-like protein KIFC3 isoform X2 encodes MITSRTAWDLGSGPSAGAAWKTKDLAPDGRGQDRLSTGSGAGASARAPLLPALLHHKILSVNWPDTANPRGLYRALQALRDSRCKRREEPRPRAPTPATEEPPAAPREPAAAAALQAAPTMNLEKAGGRLCSGKRASLPAARPFPVIQEVMASMAHLQKEKLRLQEELLELQEKLAAQENNELSLSFQLQGQVETLKAKLLEQAQEISRLRSELGGTDAEKHRDLLAAENERLRQEMKACEGELRELQRQQQAPCRDCPHLQENAGLQEQLSQLQREAEEARAKLAELDLEVQQKTNRLAEVELRLKDSLAERAEEEERLSRRLRDSQETIASLKSQPQQIKYIIKTVEVESAKAKQALCETQSRNQYLLEQVGMQKQVLKEMEQQLQNSQKTEAQLRAQIMMYEAELERAHGQMLEEMQAMEEEKNRAIEEAFSRAQVEMKAVHENLAGVRTNLLTLQPALRTLTQDYNSLKRQVRDFPLLLQETLRSARAEISQAIEEVHSTNRELLRKYRRELQLRKKCHNELVRLKGNIRVFGRVRPITKEDGEGPEAANAVTFDADDDAVLHLLHKGKQVSFELDKVFPPQASQEEVFQEVQALVTSCIDGYNVCIFAYGQTGAGKTYTMEGTAANPGINQRALQLLFSEVRGKAADWDYTITVSAAEIYNEALRDLLGKEPQEKLEIKLCPDGSGQLYVPGLTEFRVQSVEDINKVFDFGHIKRVTECTNLNEHSSRSHALLIVTVRGLDRSTGLRTTGKLNLVDLAGSERVGRSGAEGSRLREAQHINKSLSALGDVIYALRSRQGHVPFRNSKLTYLLQDSLSGDSKTLMMVQVSPAEKNTSETLCSLKFAERVRSVELGPVSRKAELSSWTSQEHLEGDSPGSTAPPGRGHTSPSPGQLSSRSASIRRKLHTSA; translated from the exons ATGATCACATCCCGCACCgcctgggatctgggatccgGGCCCTCCGCCGGAGCCGCCTGGAAGACGAAGGACCTTGCCCCGGACG GCCGTGGGCAGGACAGGCTCAGCACTGGGAGTGGAGCAGGCGCCTCTGCCCgggctcctctgctgccagcactgcttcACCACAAAATCCTCAGCGTGAACTGGCCGGACACTGCAAACCCCCGTGGGCTCTACCGGGCTCTCCAG GCCCTGCGGGACTCAAGGTGCAAGCGGCGGGAggagccgcggccccgcgccccgaCACCGGCCACGGAGGAGCCGCCTGCAGCCCCCCGTGAGCCAGCGGCTGCCGCAGCGCTGCAGGCAGCCCCCACCATGAACCTGGAGAAAGCAG gagggaggctCTGCAGTGGCAAACGTGCCAGCCTGCCCGCAGCCCGGCCCTTCCCTGTGATCCAGGAGGTGATGGCCTCCATGGCACACCTGCAGAAGGAGAAGCTgcggctgcaggaggagctgctggagctgcaggagaaactCGCTGCCCAGGAGAACAATGagctctccctctccttccagctgcaAGGCCAG GTGGAAACTCTGAAGGcaaagctcctggagcaggcacaggagaTCAGCCGGCTGCGCTCGGAGCTG GGCGGCACGGATGCGGAGAAGCACCGGGACCTGCTGGCGGCCGAGAACGAGCGGCTGCGGCAGGAGATGAAAGCGTGCGAGGGGGAGCTGCGGGAGctgcagcggcagcagcaggcgCCGTGCCGGGACTGCCCCCACCTGCAG GAGAATGccgggctgcaggagcagctgtcccagctgcagcgGGAGGCAGAGGAGGCGCGGGCCAAGCTGGCGGAGCTGGACCTGGAGGTGCAGCAGAAGACGAACCGCTTGGCTGAGGTGGAGCTGCGGCTCAAGGACTCCctggctgagagagctgaggaggaggagcggcTCAGCCGGCGGCTGCGGGACAGCCAGGAGACCATCGCCAGCCTCaagtcccagccccagcagataAAG TACATCATCAAAACGGTGGAGGTGGAGTCAGCCAAGGCAAAACAAGCCCTGTGCGAGACCCAGTCCCGAAACCAGtacctgctggagcaggtggggaTGCAGAAGCAGGTGCTGaaggagatggagcagcagctgcagaactcCCAGAAGACAGAGGCTCAGCTCCGAGCTCAG ATCATGATGTACGAGGCTGAGCTGGAGCGAGCCCATGGGCAGATGCTGGAGGAGATGCAGGcgatggaggaggagaagaaccGCGCCATTGAAGAGGCATTTTCCCGCGCCCAGGTGGAGATGAAGGCGGTGCATGAGAACCTGGCAG GTGTCCGGACCAACCTGCTGACGCTGCAGCCGGCACTGCGCACCCTCACCCAAGACTACAACAGCCTGAAGCGTCAGGTCCGCGATTtccccctgctgctccaggagacCCTGCGCAGCGCCAGGGCCGAG ATCAGCCAGGCCATCGAGGAGGTGCACAGCACCAACCGGGAGCTGCTGCGCAAGTACCGGCGGGAGCTGCAGCTCCGCAAGAAGTGTCACAACGAGCTGGTGCGGCTCAAAG GAAACATCCGTGTTTTTGGACGGGTTCGCCCCATCACAAAAGAGGATGGGGAGGGCCCTGAGGCAGCCAACGCTGTGACCTTCGATGCTGACGATGACGCTGtcctgcacctcctgcacaAAGGAAAGCAGGTGTCCTTTGAGCTGGATAAAGTCTTCCCCCCACAAGCATCCCAGGAGGAG GTGTTTCAGGAGGTTCAAGCCCTGGTCACCTCCTGCATTGATGGCTACAATGTCTGTATCTTCGCCTATGGGCAGACAGGGGCAGGAAAAACCTACACAATGGAG GGGACGGCAGCAAACCCAGGGATCAACCAGCgggccctgcagctcctcttctCCGAGGTGCGGGGCAAGGCGGCCGACTGGGACTACACCATCACCGTCAGCGCTGCAGAGATCTACAACGAGGCGCTCAG GGACTTGCTGGGGAAGGAGCCgcaggagaagctggagatCAAGCTGTGCCCTGATGGCAGCGGGCAGCTCTACGTGCCCGGGCTCACCGAGTTCAGGGTGCAGAGCGTGGAAGACATCAACAAG GTCTTCGACTTTGGCCACATCAAGCGGGTGACAGAGTGCACCAACCTGAACGAGCACAGCTCTCGCTCCCACGCCCTCCTCATCGTCACCGTCCGCGGCCTCGACCGCAGCACGGGGCTCCGCACCACAG GGAAGCTGAACCTGGTGGACCTGGCGGGCTCGGAGCGGGTCGGGCGGTCGGGCGCGGAGGGCAGCCGGCTCCGCGAGGCGCAGCACATCAACAAGTCCCTGTCGGCCCTGGGCGATGTCATCTACGCCCTGCGCTCCCGCCAGGGCCACGTGCCCTTCCGCAACTCCAAGCTGACCTACCTGCTGCAGGACTCGCTCAGCGGCGACAGCAAGACCCTGATGATGGTGCAG GTGTCCCCTGCTGAGAAGAACACCAGCGAGACGCTGTGCTCCCTGAAGTTCGCTGAGAGGGTTCGCTCTGTGGAGCTGGGTCCTGTCTCCCgcaaggctgagctgagctcctggACCAGCCAGGAACACCTGGAG ggtGACTCGCCGGGTTCCACAGCACCACCTGGCCGGGGCCACACATCCCCCAGCCCGGGGCAGCTCTCCAGTCGCTCTGCCTCCATCCGCAGGAAGCTCCACACCTCAG CCTGA